The genomic DNA GTGAGCGCCGCCGAGAACAGCTTCCCGGCCAGCTCCTCGTCACGTCCCTCCGCGAAGAGCGGCGAGGGCGCCTCCTCCACCACCTTCTGGTGCCGGCGCTGGATGGAACACTCGCGCTCCAGGCCGTGGATGAGGTGGCCGTGGTGGTCGCCCAGGACCTGCACCTCGATGTGGCGCGGCGCCGGGAAGTAGCGCTCCAGGTAGATGCCCTCGCGGCCGAAGGCGGCCTTCGCCCGATCCGCGCACTGCCGGAAGACCTTCTCCAGCTCGGCGGGCGTGTGGGCCACGCCCATGCCAATGCCGCCTCCCCCTCCCGCCGCCTTGCACAACACCGGGTAGCCGATGCGCTCGGCGGCCACGCGCGCGGCGTCCACGTCCGGCAGCACGTCCTCGCTGCCCGGCACCACGGGAACGCCCGCGGCGGCCACGAGCTGGCGCGCCTGGCTCTTGTCCTTCATCCGCAGCATCGCCTCGGCGGGCGGACCCACGAAGACGAGGCCCGCGTCCTGGCAGGCCCGGGCGAACCCGGCGCTCTCCGACACGAAGCCGTAGCCCGGGTGCACCGCGTCCGCGCCCGTGGCCCTCGCCGCCTCCAGGAGCGCGGGGATGTTCAGGTAGCTGTCCCGAGGGGGCGCCGGACCGAGCCGCACCGCCTCATCCGCCTCGCGCACGAAGGGCAACCCCGCGTCCGCGTCCGAATAGACCGCCACGGTGGCCAGCCCCATCCCCTTCGCCACCGTCTGGATGCGCCGGGCAATCTCACCCCGGTTGGCGATGAGCAGCTTCTTGAACATGACCGCCCCTCGGTAGGTGATCGGCCAACCTAGACACCCCCTCCCGGACTGACAAGGAGACAACGCCCCCTGGGCCGGGAAGTTGCGAGCATGTAGGGAAATGGCGTAGCTTCCCAGGCCGTGAAGCCTCCCATGACAGGAAGAGTGGTGGATCTCCAGGGCGCGCGCCTCGAGCGGCGGCTGGAGCTGTACCGGGCGCGCGTCGCCGAGCGCCATCGCACCAACCGCGCGGCCGTGGAGTCGCTCTACGACGGAGGCACCCTCTTCTCGCCCCAGGGCACCCGCGCGGGACGGGCCCTGCTGCGCGCCCAGCAACTGCTCCAGCGCGCGAGCGGGCTGGTGGAGCTCCTGTCCGGAGAGGGCGTCATCCCCGCGCCCCGGCTGCCCGAGCACATCGACGCGCTCTACCGCGAGCTGGACACGCTCCTGGCGCGCAGTGACGCCCTGTCCGGGCGCCACCACCGGGCGGCGAGCGTGGCCCGCCTCCCCGGCCGCTGACTCACGGCATCTCGGTCTGGCCCTGACGGCGCAGGAACGTCGGGATGTCGAACTGATCCTCGTCCAGGGGCAGCGCCGCGTCCTTCACCACCGCGGTGCGGTTGGACAGCGAGCGGCCCTCGGCGGGAGACAGCGTGCGAGCCCCCGCCTTCGCGGGCACCAGGCTGGCCACTTCCTCGCGCGCCGTGGACAGCGTGACGGGCGAGGGCCGCGTGACGACGGGCACCTGCACCACCGGCGCCGGCTGGCGCGCCTTGGAGTCGCGCGAGACGAAGCCCGTGGCGATGATGGTGATCTTCACCTCGTCCTGGATGTTGTCGTCGATGAGCGAGCCGAAGATGATCTCCGCGTCCGGATCCGCCGCGTCGTGCACCAGCGTGAGCGCCTCGTTGACCTCCTGAAGGGTCATCTCGCGGCCGCCCGTGATGTTGATGAGCAGGCCCGTGGCGCCGTCGATGGAGATGTCCTCGAGCAGCGGGCTGGAGATGGCCTGCTGCATGGCGGTGAGCGCGCGCTTGTCGCCCGTGGCCTGGCCCGTGCCCATGAGCGCCAGTCCCTTGTCGCTCATGATGGTCTTCACGTCCGCGAAGTCCACGTTGATGTAGCCGTGGTACTGGATGAGATCCGAGATGCCCTGCACGGCGTTGAGCAGCACCTCGTCGGCGCGCTTGAACGTCTCGAGCAGCGGCATGGGCGCGTTGCTGAGCGTGAGCAGGCGCTGGTTCGGAATGGTGATGAGCGTGTCCACCGCGGCCTTGAGCTCCACCAGCCCCTGCTCGGCCTGCTTGCGGCGCTTGTTGCCCTCGAAGAGGAAGGGCTTGGTGACCACGCCCACCGTCAGGCACCCCAGGCTCTTGGCGATGTCCGCGATGATGGGCGCCGCGCCCGTGCCCGTTCCACCCCCCATGCCGGCCGTGACGAACACCATGTCCGCGCCCTCGATCATCGCGGCGATCTGATCGCGCGACTCGAGCGCCGCCTCGCGGCCCATCTCCGGATTGGCACCCGCGCCCAGGCCCTTCGTCAACGTCTGTCCGAGCTGCAGCCGCGTGGGTGCCTTGCTCGCCGCGAGCGCCTGGACATCGGTGTTGGCGGCGATGAAGTCCACACGCTCAAGCTTCGCCATGATCATCGTATTGACGGCGTTGCATCCGGCGCCCCCAACGCCGATGACGCGAATCTTGGCGGCCTGCTTGTTCTGCTCGAACTGGTCCATGTGTTTCCTTCTTTCGGCGCGGACCATCCCGAAGTCCGCGCGCGCGCCTACGGACACCATCTTCAGCAAGTCGCGATCTTTGGCAAGTTCTGAGCTACGAACCTGTAGCGCCACGTCGCATCGCCAAGTCGTCACAGGCACTTACGCGAGAGCCCCACCACAGCAACCGTGCGACGCGGTGGGTGCATCACACCTCTTGACTCGCGCGACGAGCGTTCCGGAGCACGGAGCGAACCTCGCTCCACGCATCGCGCCGCTCGTCATCCACGAATCGGCTTCGCCTCGCTCGGATGCCCAGCCACCTCGCCACGGGCGGCCGACAGGCTCCTCCCCCCCCTTCGCGCGCGCCACGAATCGGGGAGCCGAGGCAGCGGCCGGGGTGTTCGGGACTGAGTCGATCCATCCCAGGGGTTCTCGGCAAGGACAAGAGACGCAACACACCCGAGGAGCCACCCGACTTCCACGCTTCCGCCCGCCCACCCTGACGTATGGTTCCGCGGGGCAACTTCCTGATGAGGTGCACACGTGGATGAGGCACTGACTGGCGGAGGGGAAATGGCGGCGCGCATCCGCGCCTTCGATTGGACCCGGACGTCCCTGGGTCCTCCCGAGCAGTGGCCTCAGAGCTTGAAGACGGCGGTGAGCATCTGCCTGGACTCCCGCTTCCCCATGATCGTCCGGTGGGGAGAGGAGCTCACCGCCATCTACAACGACGCGTACATCCCCATCCTCGGACACAAGCATCCCGGAGCGCTGGGCGCGCCCGGCCTGTCACGAGCGGTGTGGGGAGATCCGGAGACCCGCGCCATCATCGAGCCCATGCTGCGAGGCGTACTCACGCGGGGCGAGGCCACGTGGTCGGACGACCAGCTCATCATCTTCGAGCGCAAGGGCTTCCGCGAGGAGGCCTACCTCACCTTCTCCTATAGCCCCATCCGGGTGGAGTCCGGCGCGGTGGGCGGCGTCTTCACCGCGGTGAGCGAAACGACACAGAAGGTGGTGGGCAAGCGCCGCCTGCGGGTGCTGCGCGAACTGTCCCTGCGCGCCGCGGAGGAGAAGACGGCCGAGGGGACCTACGCGGTGGTCGCGTCCGTGCTCGATTCCGCGCCCCATGACGTTCCCTTCTGTCTGCTCTACGTGCTCGACGCGAACGGAACGACGGCCACGCTCGTCGGCCGGAGCGGTGCACTGCCCGCGGACGCCGCGCCCGAGCGCATGGACGTGAACGACCCCTCCGCGCCCTGGCCCCTGGATCCATCCCGGAGCGGGGCCGTGGAATTGGATCTGACCCAGGCAGGCACGCGGACGAACGACCTTCCTGGAGGGCCCTGGCCCGAGCCCGCGCGAAGCGCGCTCGTGCAGCCGCTCATGCGCGGAGGAGAGCGGCGGCCCTCGGGCTTCCTCATCGCCGGAATCAGCCCCCGCCTGCCGTTGGACGCGAGCTACCGCGACTTCCTCACCCAGGTGGCGGGACATATCGCCGACGCCATCGCCCAGGTGCGCGCCTACCAGGAGGAGCGCCGGCGCGCCGAGGCGCTCGCCGAGCTGGATCGCGCCAAGACGGCCTTCTTCAGCAACGTGAGCCATGAGTTCCGCACGCCCCTCACGCTCATGCTCGGCCCCGCGGAGGAATTGCGCTCGGGCGCGCTCGGCCCCCTGACGCCCGCTCAGTCCGCCCAGGTCGACATGCTGCACCGCAATGCCCTGCGGCTGCTCAAGCTCGTCAACTCGCTCCTGGACTTCTCCCGCATCGAGGCCGGACGGGTCCAGGCCACCTACCAGCCCACGGATCTGTCCGGACTCACGCGCGACCTGGCGAGCGTCTTCCGCTCGGCCACCGAGCAGGCGGGACTCACCCTCACCCTGGACTGCCCTCCCCTCCCCGAGCCCGTCTACGTGGACCGGGATCTGTGGGAGAAGATCGTCCTCAACCTGCTGTCCAATGCCTTCAAATTCACCTTCGAGGGCGGCATCACCGTGGCGCTCCGGGCGGAGGACGGCCAGGCGGTGCTGACGGTGGAGGACACCGGCACGGGCATCCCCACCGAGGCGCTGCCCCACCTCTTCGAGCGCTTCTACCGGGTGGAAGGCGCACG from Melittangium boletus DSM 14713 includes the following:
- a CDS encoding acetyl-CoA carboxylase biotin carboxylase subunit, with protein sequence MFKKLLIANRGEIARRIQTVAKGMGLATVAVYSDADAGLPFVREADEAVRLGPAPPRDSYLNIPALLEAARATGADAVHPGYGFVSESAGFARACQDAGLVFVGPPAEAMLRMKDKSQARQLVAAAGVPVVPGSEDVLPDVDAARVAAERIGYPVLCKAAGGGGGIGMGVAHTPAELEKVFRQCADRAKAAFGREGIYLERYFPAPRHIEVQVLGDHHGHLIHGLERECSIQRRHQKVVEEAPSPLFAEGRDEELAGKLFSAALTAARAFGYANAGTVEFLCAEGGFYFIEMNARLQVEHPVTELTTGLDLIAWQLRIAAGERLTVRQEDVRRRGAALEFRIYAEDPVRFLPSPGPLRVFQPPSGEGVRLDSGYAEGDLVTPHYDPMIAKLIVSGATRAEAIERSIHALEGFRIEGIKTNIPLHLRILRDPVFRAGELNTRFLEHHAKP
- the ftsZ gene encoding cell division protein FtsZ, whose protein sequence is MDQFEQNKQAAKIRVIGVGGAGCNAVNTMIMAKLERVDFIAANTDVQALAASKAPTRLQLGQTLTKGLGAGANPEMGREAALESRDQIAAMIEGADMVFVTAGMGGGTGTGAAPIIADIAKSLGCLTVGVVTKPFLFEGNKRRKQAEQGLVELKAAVDTLITIPNQRLLTLSNAPMPLLETFKRADEVLLNAVQGISDLIQYHGYINVDFADVKTIMSDKGLALMGTGQATGDKRALTAMQQAISSPLLEDISIDGATGLLINITGGREMTLQEVNEALTLVHDAADPDAEIIFGSLIDDNIQDEVKITIIATGFVSRDSKARQPAPVVQVPVVTRPSPVTLSTAREEVASLVPAKAGARTLSPAEGRSLSNRTAVVKDAALPLDEDQFDIPTFLRRQGQTEMP